The DNA sequence AACTTCTCTAGTGCTTAAGTCAAAGCGTAAGGTGCTTGGCAATACAACACCAACAGACTTACGCACGCCGTTTGGCAATGTCACTGTATGAGAAACACATTTACCATCGAAAAATACGTTGGCTTTTTTGCCTACGGAAACTTGATCAAATTGCATGCTGGCTCTTTCTATTCTGTTTGGTTCTAATCGTTTATTTGAATTTGCTTTGCGTTATTTCTTGGCGCGCTTGCGCTTTGCTGTTTCAGCAATACGCATACGCAATGCGTTGAGCTTAATGAAGCCGCCAGCATCTGCCTGGTTATATGCGCCACCGTCATCATCAAAAGTCGCAATATTCTGATCAAACAGAGTATTAGCTGAATCACGTGAGATAACGGATACAGAACCCTTGTAGAGCTTCAAGCGGACAACGCCATTGACAGCTTGTTGAGTATGATCAATCAATGTTTGCAAAGCTAAGCGCTCTGGCGCCCACCACAAGCCGTTATAGATCAAGCTTGCATAGCGCGGCATCAGGTCATCTTTTAAGTGAGCCACTTCGCGATCCAGGGTAATACTTTCGATACCGCGGTGAGCCTTGAGCAGGATAGTGCCACCAGGAGTTTCATAGCAACCACGGCTCTTCATGCCAACAAAGCGGTTCTCCACCAAATCCAAACGACCAATGCCGTGCATGCCACCAATACGATTTAATTCAGCGAGCAACTCGTGCGGCTTATAGGCTTTGCCATTAATAGCTACAGGATCGCCTGCTTTAAATTCAATTTCAATAATTTCTGGGGCGTCTGGAGCTTTTTCTGGAGAAACTGTCCAACGCCACATGGACTCTTCTGCTTCAGCATTTGGGTTTTCCAAATGACGACCTTCGTAACTGATGTGCAAGAGGTTGGCATCCATAGAGTATGGTGATCCGCCTTGCTTATGCTTCATCTCAACTGGAATGCCATGCTTCTCAGCGTAAGCCATCAACTTCTCGCGTGAGAGAAGATCCCATTCGCGCCAAGGAGCAATCACTTTAATCCCTGGCTCTAAAGCGTAGTAACCCAACTCAAAGCGAACCTGGTCGTTACCCTTACCAGTAGCGCCATGCGATACAGAGTCAGCACCAGTTAAGCGAGCGATCTCAATCTGACGCTTAGCAATTAATGGGCGAGCAATCGATGTACCCAATAAATATTCGCCTTCGTAAATCGTGTTCGCACGGAACATTGGGAATACAAAGTCGCGTACAAACTCTTCGCGCAAATCATCGATAAAAATATTTTCTGGCTTGATGCCAAATTGCAACGCCTTAGCGCGTGCTGGCTCGAGCTCTTCGCCCTGACCTAAGTCAGCGGTAAAAGTAACGATCTCACAGCCATAGGTATCTTGAAGCCATTTCAAGATCACGCTGGTATCTAGACCGCCGGAATACGCGAGGACTGCTTTTTTAATATCGGACATTTTTATTCAATCAAAAATAAATTAAAACGAATTACAAAAATTTTTACTCAATTAATCCAAACGACCACACAGCAAATACTCCATCAAGGCCTTTTGGACATGTAAACGATTTTCCGCCTCTTCCCAAACAATGCTTTGCGGACTATCGATCACTCCAGCAGAAACTTCTTCACCACGATGAGCTGGCAAGCAGTGCATAAATAAAGCATCTGGTTTTGCTAAAGCCATTAATTCTTCATCAACCATCCAGTCTTGGAAGGCATTCATGCGTGAAGTATTTTCATCTTCATAGCCCATACTGGTCCAAACATCGGTGGTCACCAAGTCAGCGCCTTTACAGGCATCTTTAGGATCGGCGCAAATTGTCAAATGCTTTGCCGCATTTGGCGTCAAACGCGTTGGATCTAATTGATAACCTTCTGGTGCAGAGAATCGCAACTGAAAGTCTAAGCATTCAGCTGCTTGTAGCCAGGTGTATGCCATATTGTTTGCATCACCTACCCAAGCCACGGTCTTCCCTTGAATTGGGCCACGCGCCTCAACAAAGGTGAAGATGTCAGCCAAAACTTGGCAAGGATGAAATTCATTGGTCAGACCATTAATTACTGGAACACGCGAATTCGATGCAAAGCGCTCAATAATTTCCTGACCAAAGGTACGAATCATGATGATGTCAGTCATCCTTGAAATCACCTGCGCAGCGTCCTCTACAGGCTCGCCACGGCCTAACTGAGTATCGCGGGTGTTCAGGTATACGGCATGGCCACCAAGCTGGTGAATGCCCGCCTCGAACGACAGACGCGTGCGAGTGGAATGCTTCTCAAAAATCATCGCCAAAGTTCGGTCATGCAGAGGGTGCCAAGTTTCATAACTCTTGAACTTGGCCTTTAGCCATGCGGAACGCTTGAGCAAATAGTCATATTCCTCGCGGGTGAGGTCAGAAAACTGCAGATAGTGCTTTACCTGACCGGGCACTTGCGGCTTTGCCAAGGATGTCATAGTTGAGCTTTCTACTAAAGTTTTGGCTTGCATTTTTTTCTTCAAACATTCGGCTGCACGAAAATGGATCCTAAAGTCATCTTACGGCCAACTCGGGCTGTTAAGCTAGAGGGCTTAGTAATACCATTTCTTACAACCATCATTACGCGAATTTGAACCACAAAAAGCTTTTCATTCAAGGCATTACCACTTCTGGCAAACCATTTCGGCCCAGCGATTGGGCGGAGCGTCTGTGCGGGGTGATGGCTACTTTTCGCCCACCCGGTGACTCCGGGGACCCTCGCTTCACTTATTCGCCCTATGTCAGACCCGTACTGATTGCAAAAGTGAAATGCGTTGTTATTGATACCAGACTAGGGGACCTAGATCCTAGAGCGCTAGACTTTGTCATGAACTTTGCCAAGGACAACAGCCTACCAATCGAAGAGGCATGTGAGTTCAACCCAGCAGCCCCAACCCAGCCTTAAAAACAAAAACCCGCTCTGATGAGGAGCGGGCTTAGATCGAAACTACTTCGACCAGCCTAAAACTAAAACCGTATTACGCTGCCATCGCCTTGATAGCTGCGGACAAACGTGACTTCTGACGAGCAGCAGTATTTTTGTGAGCAATCTTTTTGTCAGCAATCTTGTCGATTGTTGATTGAGTCGCTGCGAATACTTTTGCAGCAGCCGCTTTGTCACCAGTTTCAATCGCTTTACGAACTGCCTTGATGGAAGTGCGGAGCTTTGAACGCAAACTGGAGTTATGTTCGTTTTGTTTTACTGCTTGGCGTGCACGCTTGCGCGCTTGTGCTGTATTGGCCATCTTTAAACCTTGCCTCTATAAATTGCAAAATGCGATTAGTTAAAAATCTTGCGGACTTGCCAGATTCATAAGCAAGCTCGCCAAAACCCAAGATTTTACCTTAAAGGGGCAAAAAAGCCCAGCCGACCGATAAATAGGTGAAAATCGGCTCATGAATCTGCTTTCTGCCGCCGCCAAGGTCAGCTCCCTAACCATGCTGTCCCGAATTACGGGCCTACTCCGGGAGACCCTAATTGCCCGTAGTTTCGGGGCTTCGGAGTGGACGGACGCCTTTAATGTCGCTTTTAGACTACCCAATTTGCTGCGTCGACTATTTGCCGAAGGGGCCTTTTCTCAGGCTTTTGTGCCGATTTTGGGGGAAATTTCCAGTAATGGGGACCAAAAACAGGCCCAAATCCTCGTAAATGCAGTCGCCACCCTCCTATTTTGGGCTTTGGCTCTCACGGTATCGGCGGGTGTCATTGGCGCTCCTTTGCTGATTTTGGCTATTGCTACCGGATTTAAAGGGGGTCCAGCCTATGAAGCCAGCGTAGTCATGACGAGAATCATGTTTCCGTACATTGGTCTCATTTCCCTAGTTTCACTCTCAGCGGGGATTCTCAATACATTCCAACGTTTCGCCATTCCCGCCTTTACCCCAGTTTTACTAAACCTAGCCCTCATCGGTAGCTCCCTATTTTTGGCGCCCCACTTAGAGCAACCAATTTATGCGCTAAGCATTGGCGTTTTACTGGGTGGCGTTTTGCAATTGGTCATTCAGGTGCCAGCGCTCTCTCGTCTCGGTCTTTTGCCTCGCATTGGTTTATTGCCAGGAGCAATTAAAGCAGCCGCCGCCAATCCCGATGCAAGACGCGTACTGAAGCTGATGGGGCCTGCAGTATTTGCTGTATCGGTTGCACAAATTTCCCTCATCATCAACACCAATATCGCTTCACGCTTGCAAGCTGGCAGCGTGTCATGGCTATCGTACGCAGACCGCTTAATGGAGTTTCCAACCGCACTTCTTGGAGTTGCCCTTGGCACCGTTCTCTTACCTAGCCTCAGCAAAGCGAATGCAAAAAACGATTTAGTTCATGCCGGTGAATTACTCATCTGGGGTTTGCAACTGACATTCTTGCTGGCCGCACCATGTGCGCTTGCGCTCTTTATCTTTGGGGAACCTCTTGCGGCGGTGCTCTATCACTACGGAAAATTCAATGCTTTGGACGTATTGATGACGCAACGCGCACTCGCGGCTTATGGGGTTGGCCTCATTGGATTAATTCTCGTAAAAATTCTAGCGCCCGGCTTTTACTCCCGCCAAGATATCCGCACCCCGGTAAAAATTGGTTTACTAGTTTTGGTGGCAACCCAGCTGGCCAACCTAGTTTTTGTCCCCTGGCTTGGTCATGCCGGCCTTGCCCTCTCTGTAGGAACGGGTGCATGTCTGAATGCTGCCCTTCTCTGGATCGGCCTGCATCGCCGCGGAGCCCTGCCTAGCTCAGCCTGGATCAAATACTTAGGGCAACTACTGTTTGCCCTTATCCCCTTCGCGGCAGTACTTTTTTACGCTGCCACCGCACATAATTGGATCGCCTTGCAATCCGAGCCATGGTTGAGAGTTGGCTTATTGGCCACCTGGTTAGCTGTTGCCGCAATTGTTTACTTTACATCTCTAGGCCTAGTTGGAATTCGCTGGCAAAAATTCTTGCGTCATGCAAAATAGCTCTTATGCCAACACAACAACTCGACTACTTCACCTCTTTAGTTGCTGAAGACGAACACTTCCCCTTAACTGAAGCTGCGATCGCTGTCGCACAACATGCCTATCCCGATTTGGATGTGCAAGGGGTGCTCGATAAGCTTGATCAATTGGGCAATAAATTAAAGTCGCGTGTAACACCAGACACATCACCGGTTCAGCGCCTACAAATTCTGAAGCATTTCTTTTATACAGAGTTAGGCTTTGGTCCAAATCCAAACGATTTTTATGCGCCTGAAAATTCGTACCTACATTACGTTCTCGAGAATCGCAGAGGCATTCCAATCTCGTTAGCTATCCTGATGATGGAATTAGGCAATCAAATTGGTTTAAAGATTCGTGGAGTCTCTTTTCCAAATCACTTCATGATGCGCATCTCCTTGCAACAAGGTGAAGTAATCATGGATCCATTAACGGGCGAATCTTTATCCAAAATACAGCTTCAAGAAATGCTTGACCCCTACTTGGATGCCAAAGGCTATAGAGGCGAATTGAGTCTGCCTCTTAATATTTTCCTGCGCGCGTCCAGCGCCCGCGAGATTCTGTCGCGCTATCTGAGAAACCTGAAAATGATTTACTCAGAGCATGAGCGTTGGGAGCGCTTGCTGGGCATACAAGAGCGCCTGGTCATTCTTCTTCCAGACTCAATTGAAGAGATTCGAGATCGCGGACTCATCTTTGCTCAACTGGAGTATTTGCGTCCAGCCCTGGAAGATATGCATCGCTACCTCAGCGAAATGCCAGAAGCTGAAGATGCGAGCGATATTCGCGAGCATATTGCTACGCTTGAAAGCCAAACCAAGCTGCACTAAAGTTAAATCGACTTTAGTTTTGCTTCTTTTGAAAAATCTTGTAAATCGCAGCAAATAAAACTGGTATGGCAGCAGCACCCACTCCAATCAATACGATCACATTTAAATTTTGACGAATGATTGGAATATTCCCAAAGAAGTAACCGGCAATCACGAGTCCAAATACCCAAATCATGGCACCAGTGATATTGAAAAACTGAAAGCGTGAGAAGTTCATCTCTGACACGCCGGCAATAAAGGGTGCAAAGGTGCGAATGATTGGCAGAAAGCGCGCAAGAATAATTGTTTTGCCACCGTGCTTCTCATAAAAGGCGTGCGTCTTTAATAAAGCACCTTGGTCAATCCAGCGTGATTTACTACTAAAAACTCTCTTACCTATCCAGCGACCAATGAAATAGTTGACGGTATTACCTGCAACCGCAGCAAATACCAATCCAAGAGATAAGGTCCAGGTATTGAAATGCTCAGTAGCGCAATAGGCGCCAGCAATAAATAAAAGGGAGTCACCCGGCAGAAAGGGAGCAACGACTAAACCCGTTTCCGCAAAAACGATCGCAAACAATAGTCCATAAGCCCAAGGGCCATATTGCTGAATCACTACATCAAGATGTTTATCAACATGCAGCAATAAATCGCCTAATTGCAAAAGGGTATCCATTTACACTCTCTCTAATTTATGGGTTGTTGCGCATATTAACAGGCTCTTATAATCAGGTATGCCAACTGAACCCCACATTCAGCCTATGCATGCTCTAAATGAAGCCCCCATTCTCTGTATTGTTGGGCCTACTGGTGCAGGCAAAACACATCTCGCCATGTCCTTGGCTGAGCATGCAAAATCTATTGGACAAACGATTGAACTCATCAGCATGGATTCTGCGCTGGTCTATCGCGGCTTGGATATTGGCAGCGCTAAACCTACTAAAGCTGAGCAGGCTGCAGTTATTCACCATCTCATTGACATCATTGACCCTACCGAAGTGTATTCAGCAGCGCGCTTTGCCAATGATGCAAAACGTCTCTGTATTGAGATTCGTGAGCGTGGAAATATTCCAGTAGTTGTTGGTGGAACGATGTTGTATTGGCGCGCCTGGGCACATGGCCTATCCTCGCTGCCACCAGCCAATCCAGAAATTCGCGCCCGCTTGGATGAGGAAGGCAAAAACATTGGCTGGCCTGCTATGCATGACAAACTGGCCAAAGTAGACCCTGATACAGCTGCTCGCTTGAAGCCCAATGACTCTCAACGAGTACAGCGTGCTCTGGAAGTTTTTGAAATTACTGGTAAACCCATGTCAGTGTTACTCGCTGATTCGCCGAGTGAAGATGGCAGAGAAGGTTCTGCCATTCCATCGTGGATTAATTTGGTATCACTTGAACCCAGCGATCGCAAACGATTGCATCTCAACTTAGAAAAGCGTTTTGATGAAATGCTTGCGGCAGGGTTTATGGAGGAAGTTAAAGAATTGCGTACTAATACTGGATTACATGCTGATCTCCCAGCAATACGCTCAGTCGGCTATCGCCAAGCATGGGAATTTCTGAATGGGGAAATTGATGCCGAAGAAATGCGCTATAAGGCATTGGCAGCAACCAGACAACTTGGCAAGCGTCAGCTTACTTGGCTGCGTGCAATAGATGGAAGAAAAACGTTTGATCCCTTCAACCCCGAAGAGTTGAAGGCTGCATTGGAATACTGCAAAAGCAACTTAAAAAAATAAGTTAGTAGCTACCGTCTTAGATAACGATAGTTTGTGGCGCATCTTTTGGACGCTCAACCACTTCACCTACTGTCCAGGCCTTCAGACCTTGTGCTGTCAATGACTTAATCGCAGTGTCTGCTTGATCTGGCGAGACAATGACAACCATGCCAATACCGCAGTTAAAAACGCGCACCATTTCTGCATCAGCTACGCCACCCTTCATTTGTAACCAACGGAAGAGCTCTGGCATTTGCCAACTGTCACGATGCAAAACAGCTTGAGTATTTTCTGGAAGTACGCGCGGCACGTTATCGACCAAACCACCACCAGTGATGTGTGCCATTCCTTTTACATTGATTTCAGAAATCAATTTGAGAAGTGGCTTCACATAAATTTCTGTTGGCGCCATAACCACATCACCCAATGGGCGACCACCTAAATCATCGCTTGGCTTTGCGCCAGCGCGCTCAATAATTTTGCGTACCAATGAGTAACCATTGGAGTGAGCGCCACTAGATCCAATTGCCAATATAACGTCACCAGGAACAATCGTTGCACCAGTGATGATTTTGGATTTTTCAACTGCGCCCACTGCAAATCCAGCGAGGTCATATTCACCCGGTGGATACATGCCAGGCATTTCTGCTGTCTCGCCACCAATCAACGCACAACCAGATAACTCACAGCCTTTTGCAATGCCACCCACAACAGTTGCCGCTGTATCAACAGTCAACTTGCCGCAAGCAAAGTAATCCAAGAAAAAAAGGGGTTCAGCACCTTGCACCAGAATGTCATTCACGCTCATGGCCACCAAATCTTGACCAATGGTTTCATGACGATTCCATTCAAAAGCCAATCTGAGTTTGGTCCCTACGCCATCCGTACCAGACACCAATACCGGCTCTTTATAACGCTTAGGCACCTCAAAAAGGGCTCCAAAACCGCCAATTCCAGCCAAAACACCCTCACGCATGGTCTTTTTGGCAAGCGGCTTAATGCGATCGACTAAAGCGTCTCCGGCGTCAATATCGACACCAGCGTCACGGTAGGAAAGGCCATTTGAGGAAGAATTAGTAGATGAAGTCATATTGGAGCCGGAATATTAGTAAAAAATGCTACTTCGTCAGTAGAATCATTGAATTCTAGAGGATTGAAGCAAGATGGCCGAAATTTTTACCCCTTTTCTCACCGCATTCATTCTGGCGTATGCCCTGCGCCCTATTTGCCTGTGGTTTGAGCAGCATCGCATGCCACGAGCACTGGCCGCTTTAGCCAGTATGTTGATAGGGCTATGCCTTGTTTTCTTCATCCTCAGCCTACTAGTTAGCCTCCTCAAGTACGAAATTCCCCTAATTAAGGCTCAACTGCCTGATTGGATTGCCAATACTCAAGCCTGGCTTGGCCCAAAACTTAGTGAGTTGCACATCAACCTTGACTGGGGAACCCTTAAGACCAGTGCCACCCAAAAAATTACCGAGCACATTAATGACAATGCAGATAGCTTAATGTCCTCCACCATCAATACTGTGTTGATGTCCGGTAGCTCAGTCATCGCAGGATTTGTAAATGCAGTGCTCATTATTTTTGTGATGTTTTATTTGCTAATGGACTGGACTCATTTTTTTGGACTTATAAAAGGTCTGGTTCCTGTTCGCGCACAAGAAACTGTTCATCACCTAGCCATGCATACCGATGGATTACTTTCTCAATACTTACGCGGCATGTTAATTGTTATATCTATCATGGCAATTTATTACGGCGCAGGTTTAAGTTTGATTGGCGTCAAAGGTGCGGCAGCACTTGGTGTTTTCACTGCAATCATGATTGTGATTCCTTATATCGGCATTACTTTAGGACTTACGCTTGCAGTCTTATCTGCACTCCTCCAATTTGGTCCAGGCACTGAAATAGTTGGGGTACTAATCCTGTTTGGAATTGGACAATTCCTAGAGGGCTTCTTCTTGACGCCCCGCCTGGTTGGTGAGCGCATTGGCTTGCATCCAGTGGCAGTCTTGTTTGCCTTGCTTTTATTCGGTAAGTTATTTGGCTTCTTTGGCGTCTTACTGGCATTGCCTATCAGCGCTGTCAGCCTAGTCCTGGTCAAGTACCTCTGGTCTATCTACACGCAAAGCGCTTGGTATCAAAAGTAAATTTAGCTGTAATGAATACACCCCCGCTTCCAAAACAATTTGCGTTAGATATCAGCCACTCACCTAAAGCGAGTTTAGAAAATTATCTCCCCGGAAAAGATCTCGCACTAATATCTGCCCTACAAAATATCGAACGCTCATGGAAGAATTCTGTCAATGAGAGTTCTGACAATCCATTAAATCAGCGCTGGATTTACTGGTGGGGACCGGAAGGCTCAGGTCGCACACATTTGCTAGGCGCCATTGGTAATTCAGCAAAACAAGCTGGCATAGAACATATTGCTCTCACAGCATCAGAACCCGCATCCTGGGTTCGACTGGAAGAAAACATTAGCGCGCTGGCGCAAATTAGCACTCCGTCAGTGATTACTGTGGATGATGTCGACCAGCTGGATGATCGCCTGGTGGGATCCTTATTTCGGATTCTGAATACTGTACAGGCTAGCAAAGCAATTCACATTTTTATGGCTGGTGCTGCTGCCCCCGCAAATTTGAAGCTTCGTGAAGACTTGCGAACTAGACTGGGCTGGGGTTTGGTGTTTCAAACCCAGCTTTTGGATGATGATGAGAAAATACAAGCATTAGGAGAGGCAGCCAAAGCTCGTGGGCTAGTTTTATCTCCCGATGTATTGCCTTGGTTGTTAAGCCGTTTCTATCGAGATATGCCCAGCTTAATGGCCTTAATTGATGCTTTAGATGCTTACTCATTAGAAACAAAACGTGCTGTAACCTTGCCGCTTGTACGCGAGCTCTTGCAGCCCAAATAATTTATTAGATATTCATTCGTGACTCAGTTAGCCCTCTTTGATTTAGACCATACCCTGTTGCCCTGCGATAGCGATTATGAATGGGGACAATTTTTGGCACGCATTGGCGTTGTTGATAGCGAATACTACGCACGGCAAAACGAACGTTTTTACCAAGACTACAAAGAAGGCAAGCTCGATATTCATGAATTTCTGCGTTTTGCTTTAAAGCCGCTCTCTGAGCACTCGCGTGCTCAACTCAAAGAATGGCATGACGCCTTCATGAAAGAAGTGATTAACGGACAACTCCGACAAGAAGCGCTAGATCTAGTCAAACGTCACCAAGATGCCGGTGATCTCTGCTGCGTGATTACGGCGACCAATAGTTTTGTAACGCGCCCAATCGTAGAAAGCTTTGGCATTGAGCATCTGATTGCTACAGAGCCGGCCACCACTGACAACCAGCCTTTGGCTAACTACACTGGCGAAGTCAGCGGTATCCCTAATTTTCGGGAAGGCAAGATTCAGAATCTGCATGATTGGCTAGCTTCTCAAAAGCTGTCACTGGACACCCTGCCTTACAGTTATTTTTATTCCGATTCGATGAATGATCTACCCTTACTTGAGAAGGTCAGCCATCCTGTCGCCACCAATCCAGACGATCGCCTTCGCAATGAAGCCAAGCAGCGTAACTGGCCCATTCTTGAATTGTTTGCATGATCACTAAATTTATCAAACGTATTTTGCGGCGTGACCCGATGGTCAAGCACACACACGCAAGCAATACCGGTGTGCCAAAACGCATCCCAAAAAAATCACATCGCATTGACCCACACTTACTCTCCAAAAATGCAGTCAAGGTAACTCATACTTTGCAACAGGCAGGTTACGAGGCATTTATTGTTGGCGGCGCTGTACGTGATCTTGCTCTTGGAATTAGCCCCAAAGATTTTGACGTTGCTACTAATGCGACACCAGACCAAGTGCAGAGGCTATTTCGCAAAGCCCGTCTTATTGGGCGTCGCTTTCAGATTGTGCATGTGACTTTTTTTGGCAAGGGCCACCCAGAAATCATTGAAGTATCAACCTTCAGAGCCTTACTGGATAACGCTGGAGACCATGTCGCAGAAAGTGGTCGCATTCTGCGCGACAACGTCTGGGGATCGCAGGGCGAAGATGCAGCGAGACGTGATTTCACTATTAATGCCATGTATTACGATCCATCCTCCGAAACCGTACTCGACTATCACGGCGGTATGGCGGACATGCAAAAGAAAACTTTACGCATGATTGGTGACCCAGCCAAACGTTATCGCGAAGATCCAGTGCGCATGCTCAGAGCAGTTCGATTCGCTGCCAAGACAGGCTTTGAACTGGATAATGCTACGCGCGCACCAATTGAAAAACTTGGCAAGCTACTAAATGATGTTCCTTCTGCTCGACTGTTTGATGAAATTCTTAAACTCTTAATGTCAGGCTACTCTTGGCGAGCAATTCAAGGTTTAAAAGAAGCAGGACTCCATCATGGACTGCTACCTTTGCTCGATCACATTCTGGATGATGGTGAGGATTCCAAAGGTGCCAATGATTTTGTAAAGCTTGCTTTGGCGAATACGGATGAACGCATTCAATCAGGCAAAAGTGTTTCAGCTGGCTTTTTATTTGCCACCTTGCTTTGGCCTGATCTATTGAAAAACTGGAAGACCAACTCGAGCAAAGGCATGGCCAACATTCCAGCCCTTCATGATGCTATGGATGACACGATCGCCACCCAAAGTTGCGGTATGACCATTCAAAGACGCTTTGAAAGCGATATGCGTGAGATTTGGTCAATGCAGCCGCGCTTTGAGAGACGCGTAGGCCGCTACCCCTTCCGCCTAATCGAATCCCCTCGATTTAGAGCGGGTTATGACTTTATGTTGCTTCGCTGCGCCACCGGGGAACTCAATCCAGCCATTGGTCAATGGTGGACAGACTTCATTGCGGCTGATCCTACCGGGCAAGACGAGCTCATGGCCAGCGTCAAAAATGAGTCTGGCAACAGTCCAGGTCCGGCCAAAAGACGGCGTCGCAGAAAGCCAAAATCTGCCATCCCTCCAGAGGGTGCAGCGAGCTAAGCAGACTTAGAGAAATTTCAGTAAAGTAGTTTTATCTCTAGTTTGGAATTTTATGGCACGGGCATATATCGGATTTGGCGGCAATATTGGTGACACGCGTCAGCTTATTACTGATGCCATTGTTTGCTTAGCATTACGTTCTGAACTCCAAATTCTGGCAAAAAGCTGCTTTTATCAAAGCGCGCCCGTTGAAGCTACTGGTGGCGATTACATCAACGCCGTTATTGAAGTCGAAACCGAATTAACTCCATACGGTCTGTTGCATGTTTGCCAAACAATTGAACAAGAGTTCGGACGTGAGCGCCCTTATGCAAATGCTCCTCGTACCCTTGATCTCGACATCCTCTCATTTGAAGGGGTGACTCAAAATGAAACCGAGCTCATGCTTCCTCATCCCAAAATCATTGAGCGTTCATTTGTACTCCTCCCCCTCCTGGAAATAGCACCCGAAATCTTCTTGCCACAGTGGGGCGAGCTCAAGACCTATTTACCGAATGTTGCCCACCAAAGAATTGAAAAACTCCCCTGCAGGAACTGTAATTGCGGGGAAAAAGATGTTTATAGCCAATCGGCGCATTAATTCATTAAACTCTCGCCATGGGTTACTTACAAGGCGATAAGCCAATCACAATTACCAAGCTCCTCGCAATGCATGCTGAGGGTGAAAAAATTTCTATGCTCACCGCATATGATTCAACCATGTCTGCACTACTGAATCGTTGTGGAGTTGAAACTATTCTGATTGGTGACTCATTAGGCAACGTCATTCAAGGGCACTCCAGCACAACGCCGGTTACCGTAGAACAAGTTGCGTATCACACCGAGTGCGTAGCCCGCGCCAATGCTCATGCTTTTGTTATTGCTGACCTTCCTTTCGCAAGCTATGGAGATCCAGTACAGGCTCTAGATTCAGCAGCAATCTTGATGCGTGCTGGCGCAGATATGGTCAAGTTGGAAGGCGGGGGCGAGTGGCAAGTAGATGTGATTCGTTACTTGGTAGAGCGCAGTGTTCCCGTTTGCGCACACTTGGGCCTATTGCCACAATCTGTACACGTCTTAGGCGGCTATAAGGTGCAAGGCAAATCTAAGGATGCTGCCAGCGTTATGCTCGAACAAGCGCTTGCTTGTCAGGAAGCTGGCGCGCAAATGGTTGTGCTCGAAGCAATTCCCTCATCGCTAGGCGAAAAAATTACTGCCGAACTAGATATTCCAACGATTGGCATTGGTGCTGGCCCAGATTGCTCTGGCCAGGTCTTGGTGCTTCAGGATATGTTGGGCATTAGTCCGGGTAAGCCACCTAAGTTTGTCAAAAACTTTATGGATGGCCACCACTCTGTAGAGGCGGCCATTAAAGCTTACGTACGAGAAGTGAAGTC is a window from the Polynucleobacter sp. MWH-Aus1W21 genome containing:
- the panB gene encoding 3-methyl-2-oxobutanoate hydroxymethyltransferase; this encodes MGYLQGDKPITITKLLAMHAEGEKISMLTAYDSTMSALLNRCGVETILIGDSLGNVIQGHSSTTPVTVEQVAYHTECVARANAHAFVIADLPFASYGDPVQALDSAAILMRAGADMVKLEGGGEWQVDVIRYLVERSVPVCAHLGLLPQSVHVLGGYKVQGKSKDAASVMLEQALACQEAGAQMVVLEAIPSSLGEKITAELDIPTIGIGAGPDCSGQVLVLQDMLGISPGKPPKFVKNFMDGHHSVEAAIKAYVREVKSGKFPGPEHGFAG
- the folK gene encoding 2-amino-4-hydroxy-6-hydroxymethyldihydropteridine diphosphokinase, with product MARAYIGFGGNIGDTRQLITDAIVCLALRSELQILAKSCFYQSAPVEATGGDYINAVIEVETELTPYGLLHVCQTIEQEFGRERPYANAPRTLDLDILSFEGVTQNETELMLPHPKIIERSFVLLPLLEIAPEIFLPQWGELKTYLPNVAHQRIEKLPCRNCNCGEKDVYSQSAH
- the pcnB gene encoding polynucleotide adenylyltransferase PcnB, with the translated sequence MITKFIKRILRRDPMVKHTHASNTGVPKRIPKKSHRIDPHLLSKNAVKVTHTLQQAGYEAFIVGGAVRDLALGISPKDFDVATNATPDQVQRLFRKARLIGRRFQIVHVTFFGKGHPEIIEVSTFRALLDNAGDHVAESGRILRDNVWGSQGEDAARRDFTINAMYYDPSSETVLDYHGGMADMQKKTLRMIGDPAKRYREDPVRMLRAVRFAAKTGFELDNATRAPIEKLGKLLNDVPSARLFDEILKLLMSGYSWRAIQGLKEAGLHHGLLPLLDHILDDGEDSKGANDFVKLALANTDERIQSGKSVSAGFLFATLLWPDLLKNWKTNSSKGMANIPALHDAMDDTIATQSCGMTIQRRFESDMREIWSMQPRFERRVGRYPFRLIESPRFRAGYDFMLLRCATGELNPAIGQWWTDFIAADPTGQDELMASVKNESGNSPGPAKRRRRRKPKSAIPPEGAAS